In Mangifera indica cultivar Alphonso chromosome 14, CATAS_Mindica_2.1, whole genome shotgun sequence, the DNA window GGTATCAATGTCCCTCCGTCTCGTTTTCTTCCTCTGAATTCGACATCAGACTTACTTCTTCTCAAGGTGATGTCATGGTGCAACTGAAAAAATGAACATGAACACTTATTCTTCGCTTTGTTGATGACCTTTATTTATTCTGCAGTCTGATTTGTACTCCTCTATGGACGGAGTCTTAGTTCGAAATAATGCTAGAAACAATCCCTCAAATCCTTCTATTGAATTGGGACCTGAATTTAAAGAGGTGAAACCTTTTTTTATGACctgtaatattttatagtattgaATGTATCTCATTCTTTTTGTtctgattttttctttttttctttctttcttaggTTAGTGACTTCCTAAGTCGCTTCAAGTCCATTCCCAGCATCATTGATCTGGATAGCTTGAAGGTGACAGGTGATGTCTGGTTTGGGGCCGGTATAACGCTCAAGGTATTCACTTTTCGCATGTTTTTCATCTAGTGTTGTGTACTCTCAACTGAATTGGGTACTGGACGATTTGCTGGCAAAATATGGTATTGCTATATAAAAGGTTGTAAAGGTTGTAAAAGCTATCTCACTCACATCGAGTTTGGGGTTTTTGTGGTTGCAGTCGATGGGGATTAGTGCTTTCCTTATTGTAGTTTCTTTTTACAACCGTTTAATCGGTTTTACCTTTTTCACATTATTTCAGGGAAGAGTAAATATTGTTGCTAAACCTGGGATGAAACTGGAAATTCCTGACGGGGCAGTGCTTGAAAACAAGGTAAAAATTACTGAAGCAGCAAAGGTATGGGACATGTTTTTCTTGATATAATCAGCTCTGATTATTATTTATCGCTTTTCCCAGGTGATCAACGAGGTTGCAgacatttgaaaatgatctcTTTCAAGCCTTATGTTGCTCCACAGTGATAAAGATTATAtcagagaaaagaaataaaataataataataattttaggtgATTCTTGGGGAATATTCTGAAATATATTCCTTTTTGTCAGAAAATGAGAGGAAATTCTAGAGGTAAAGAGAATTGAGAGAATAGAGGAGATTACTCAAAGTTGTGTACTGTGTAATGTGTTCTAATCGTAGGATAGATATAATAGAGGAAAGCCTCCCCATTTGTtacaattttgatattatatcgCCTTTGTTGACATTAAGGCTAGATTAGATTCGTGatatttgaattcgaattcgaGTTTAGATCgaatgagtcaaatttaaattaagaattgagtttgttttcataaatgagttgagtttgaattgattcaaatacTTGACTGATAGTTGGATTGAAGTAAAATcgaatttatgtttgtttacGATCATTTTATATTCTTGTTGATTGGTTGCttgtataatatttaaagatattcTTCATATTTTGTTGAGAATGTGATTATTGTTTGAGAATTGCCATTATATCATTCATGATTAGGGTTAAATTCAATCCAACTGGCTTGAGTTTACATCAAATAAGTTGAATCTAAATTATCAATtgaatctaatatttaatttaatgtcaatttagatcaaatttaagattaaattattttttaatagagtttaagttttaatttattgattttaagttGATTTATTTAGATTctaattaatcttaaattaactcttattttaatttggtttagaGCAAATTCAATATTCAATGTTATCCACAACTGATGTAAAACTATACAATTTTACGAAGTTTATATTGAATTAGTgatatactaattttttattgtaaaatgcattatttaatcttataaaatttatataatctagtaaaatagtataataaagaaaattagatttaaactgaattgattttaaatttaagttaatttaactTCAATTGAATTTGAGCAAGTCAATCTAAGaggattcaaattcaaactcaatctaatttttattataatattaaatcaaattaaatataacttagattaatattataaataatattatttttaatatattttatatcaaaattatatcattttaatattttaaatcgaactccttaaaatttacaaattctaCCAGCTAAATATTCTAATATCAGAGCTTGTGCTTGAAAAAATAGCATCCTCGAAGCTCGAGTTTATTACACTCGAGTTTCCTTAAAGGGGAGTTGTTCAAACAACTTTTTCGAAACACCATTCATAAGATGTTCAAGAGGCCCCTCAACATTTGATTTTAACAGAAGGGCCCCTCTTGGATTCCCGCCCCAAGGTCAGTCTCCTTTTAGTCCTTCCTTCGTCTTCTTCCCCAAAACCCGCAAGGAACCCAATTCCAAAAACGCTCAAATGCCTTCACCTTTCGAAACAATCATCTACAATCGCCACTTGGGCTTCTTAATCTGGCAGTCAATATCTTCCtctctcatttttcttcttttcaaactCTTCTTTCTCCGCTCAGCTTCTTCCTTCCTCACCACCCTTTTCGCTttcattctctttctcttttcccaCTTAGCTTTCTCCTTTTCTCTCTCCCTTGCGGCTTCTCCTGCTCCCACTCGCCCCCTCTCCCCTCTGCAGCTCGTCCTCGCCCCCTTCTCTTCATGGACTCTCGATTTCCGCCGCCGCGCCCTGCTTTCTCTCCGCCTTGGGCTGTTTGTGGCAGTGGCCGCCGTGTCGGGGGGCGTGTCAGTTGCGTGTGTTTGTTTGATGCAGGAGTATGATGGAGCTGAATTGACTTGGAAACTGGGGTTTAGGGGTTCCGTTTGTGGGTTGCTTTATGgcttgttttatctttataatcaGAAATGGGTTTTGAAGTTTCCCATTGTTCAGGTTAGTTctttgaaatgttatatttggATGATGGGCTCATAAACAACTTTAACTGATTGATTCATGTGTCATTTATAATTGTAGTTGGTACTAACACAATCGTCAGACTTGTAAGATGTTACATGTTGTATGTTTCCATATGTTCGCTGAGCTTGGAACTTTTAATGGACtaatctcattaattttttaattttaaggtcTTGGGGATTCTGCATTCAGTGTTCTTTATCATGGTGTTATATTTTCCATACCCTCCTAGTTATGAAATGATCATTGATTTATATGTCTATGTTGCAGCGTCTTCCTTTCTTCAGGTTCAAGGTGGCAATCTATGTTGCTATTGGAAAGGCCTTAAAGTTTTCAGCTGCAGCTTACTTGTTATCAGCTGTGCCAGTAGTTTTTGTTGCAAACGCCAAGAAAGCAACATTTGGAAGGCTTATTGCTGAGCAGATTATGTTTTATGTTGGGATTTTTTCAGTGTTCCTATGTTGGGAATTAAGTCACCATTTACATCgggttagtttttcttttttaagttaaatatcTTTGGATCCTATTAAAACTTGTTGGTTATTTCAGGTCTTTGTAAGATATCagtttttggtttttgaatttcagcGGCTACTTCAGATCTTTTCTTTCTATGGATAAATAACAGATTGCAGGGAGAACTATAATTGTTATTCAATggctaaaaaaattcaaagttttcttgtttaaaaatatgaaaaatggaTGGGCCAATCTGTAATTTTTTGGCCTATATGAATGTCAGAAGAAGATCATTAGAGTTTCAAATGCAAAATTCTCACCTGCAGCATATGCTTGTGGTGTATGATTTGGAATGTAATTTTAATGCAGCAGTTTTCTTAATCTTCAACTATTACGATTTCTGTAGTTGGTAGGCAATGGTTTTGTAACTtcttgtaaataaaaataaaaagaggaagTGGAAAGGGTTGTCTTCCTTGAAGGATCTTTCTCTGTGCCTTTATGTGCTTGTATATTTATGTGATATCTTTACATTGCTGTGTAGGTGCTTCATACTAAAAGGTTGATATTCGCACCACCAAAAGGAACAGCAGCAGCAGAAACAAATCCAAGTGAGCCACTTCTTGCAGCTTTGGAGGAGAGCACCTCAAGTTCTCTTCTACGGTATCTGGCATATCTTGATCTCTGTATGGTTTGTGAGAAAAATGTTGATACTTGGCGCCGAGCTGCTTTCTTTGAAGAAACTAGTGAGACTTACAGAAGAGTTGTTGCTGTATGCTTGAGGCCTCTGGAACAGCTAGCAACAAAGTTGGGTGAAAGTATGGAAGCCGGTTCTAAGGACAAAGCCTGCCAAGTTTCCAGACAGTTGCAGTCGCCAACTGACTTGCATGTAGATTCAAAATCATCTGAACCATTGGACAACTTTCAGGTATAAGAAATTGTTGTTGATTAAACTCAAGGGGCAATTTAATATATGCATGTGCAAGTGCTTGCAGctgataatttgtttaatttgaatttctttttcttatcttgTGTGACACTAACCTATAGTTTAAGCAAGTTCAGAGGATCTATATAATTGTTACTGCAGTCATGTTTTCTGGTCTCCATGCTTTCATTCTTTCTTCTGAATCCAAATTAATGTGGCAAAGAGATGGAGATGCTCATAAGAGTTTTTATATGGGTGGGGGGTTAGGGGAAGGTGAAAGAGTTTGTGAGGTGGAAACTAGTGATTCAAGCTCATTGTAAATGGGATATGGTTTGGGTAGTATAGTTGAAAGAAATCTTGCTTTGTTAAGAAAGTATTTATGCTTGGGAGTTTAGTTCTTGATGGAATGCCGTTATTCGATATAAATATGCCTTTCACATATATGGTTGAAGCTCCCATTGAGTAGTTAGGGGTTCTAGTTGAtgtcaattgatttttttgtgaCAGCAGtttgtttcaatttaaaatgaacaaaattgtGTGATCTTAATCATATATACTTACAAGCCATCAGCTGTTCATGACTCTTCTTGGCCATTTTTAGGAACTGTTAGCATTAAACATCATTTTCTCTCTGCCTTGCTTTGTACTTATGGTACTGGTAGGTATAATCTTTCAATGGCTTCAAAGTTGAAGTGGGCTGTGCCAAAATACTGCATTTATTACAGAAAAAATACTCTATGGGGAGGTGGAATGGAAGACTACTTGTTCCCTTCTTTCTCCTCTGTAACTCTTTCTTCATTAGTAATGCAAGTTATTCTGCTTCATgcttgaaaaaattaaaaaaagaaaaaagaaagaaagaagaagaagaatagtgAGAATCTTGACTCTATGTTGCATTTGAGCTCCACAGAAGAATATCTAGGATTAATATTAAAGTTGTCAAATATGTAGTCAAGTGTGTTGTCATCTTACATGCTGAGATTGGTGTATCGTTAAGAGTTATTAGACATCGTTTAATGGTATTAGAGGGCTGTCTGTTGGAATTAGCTCGAAAAAGTGGTCTGAGTCAATTTTTGTTTAGTCTCTTTGTGTTTTAAATTGTGAGAATTTGCTATATTTGAAGTGctgattatgtttttttaatcgGTATTGTCTCTGTAACTGCTTCTATCTGCATTCCTGAAAATATACTGATGTATTTGAAGAATAAAAGGTGCTAATGACTTGTGCTCTCTGTTcatgattctttttttcttcagattattatgttttgatttctAGAATACTATTTGTAAAATCATTCAACACTTTGAGAATCATGGAGTAAACTTTTCATTAAAGACATCTCGTGTTAAAGATCAGAGAAAATTAAAGACTAGGTGTGTTGTAAGTCTGTTTTATGTGAATTATGATGACAAATTAACTAATCAATGACTGGGCCAATTTTTGCAGCTATGTGCTTGGTGTGCCCAGGCAGTTTCTTCGTTGACTGCACACTCACGCAAGGAAGACAGGTTTGGGGTTGCTCAACTTTCTGGTAGCAATGCTGCTGTTATCACCACCCTTCTGTCCTGCCTCCTTGTTGTAGAAGGTTTTATGGGGAAGAAGACTAATTTGCAACCACCTCATCATTTGATGGGACCAGCTGGTATTAAATGGGCTGCATTGGACACCAGCAGAAGAGATGTTGGAATAGGTAAGAAGCGAAACGTCCAACAACATCCAAAAGCATTCGCCATGGCAGATGTTCTGAAGACCTCAATCTATTGTATTGTCTCTGCTTTCCATGAAGAGATGATTAGTAGTGCCAAAGCTGGTCTTCTTGAGAAGGACTGGCTTGCTGTCGGAAAACCACTTTTTGGTACTCGTGAGCTGCTCTTGCAGAAACTACAACATTTCCTGGATTTTCGAGCAAGCTAACCGCATCCTTGCTCAAGTTTAAATTGTCTATTTTTCTTCCCCAATTGGATTGATGTGATGAACGGCGAATGAAGAGCTTGGCTTTGCAAAAACAGGTAATACAGGTAATTGCTTTTTTGTTGCAAGGAAAATTCAATGTCATCTTTATATAGTTAAGTCTACAACTGATACAGTACGAAATGTATTCTGTATTTTAGTGTTGAGTTCCAAAAACGTCTTCTAGTTGAACTGGGGTTGAGTTGAATTTTTGGCTTGGAGGGCTATttgtttaattactaaaatcGAACACGAATTTGGAAGGAGTTTAATTCGTTCCAATCTTTTTGTGAATTACTCGTTTAGTCTAAGAGTTGTCAAGTCATGACTTATAAATCTGTGTTAGATTGACTGGACTTTATCTACTTTGACCATAGGTGGATATTTGTGTGTaagaaataattagtttaaaacaaaaatagtttaattaggggtggatttgatctGAGTTAGGTCAAAGTTGAGTTTGGGATTGGTTCAAGCttgaatcaaattcataataccTAGTTCGTTCTAGCTTGTACATGATATCATTGGAGGGTTGTCGGGGTAAACAATATTGCAGACAGGATAAATAATGTCACCAGATCAATAAACGAGTTGATTTTGAGTCAAGTTGTcgagttaaaattttaactcaagATTGAATCAGATCCAATTcaatttttgacaaaaaaagcaagttttaaagtttgagaTTCAAATATGGTATATATCTGTGGAGTACACCAAAATACCTAACTCTCATGAGTGACTTCTGAGTACGCTTTTCTTCAAGTTTCTTTGGAATCTGATTTTGGGACCTTGTGCTTGAAAACCAATCTCAAAACCCTAACCCTGAAGTACATGGGACCTGAAACACAAAGATAACACATAATATGATTGATATTATATGGTATTTATAACTTTGAGTGGAGAATCATCTCGTGATAACCATCTTCACTGCATTATTGAAGTTTAATGGAGATATTGTTGCAGAGCCCTTTAATGGCTAATAACATTATTGGATATCCGATCAAGCAAAACATGATATTATAATGTTTAAGCAGATTGTGAATCTCTAAATCAATAAATGTTGTTATGTGGTCAAAATTGTTCTTCAATCAACTTTATGGATTCACTAATATGTGGGTTGACGGAAAATATGGGCAAAGAATCTTCTCATCCAAAGACACTAGTGTTTCCAGAGTCTCCTTAATATGTAGAAGCAAATTCCTGTTATCATGAAACTAATTTGATGTTATCAAGAAAATATGTAATGACTCTATTACTATATTAAAAGCGCATGAGCGCTCGGTAATGACAATGATTATCAAGATTGTgagaacaaagagaaaaaacGCAATTATTATCCGT includes these proteins:
- the LOC123195416 gene encoding uncharacterized protein LOC123195416, whose product is MPSPFETIIYNRHLGFLIWQSISSSLIFLLFKLFFLRSASSFLTTLFAFILFLFSHLAFSFSLSLAASPAPTRPLSPLQLVLAPFSSWTLDFRRRALLSLRLGLFVAVAAVSGGVSVACVCLMQEYDGAELTWKLGFRGSVCGLLYGLFYLYNQKWVLKFPIVQRLPFFRFKVAIYVAIGKALKFSAAAYLLSAVPVVFVANAKKATFGRLIAEQIMFYVGIFSVFLCWELSHHLHRVLHTKRLIFAPPKGTAAAETNPSEPLLAALEESTSSSLLRYLAYLDLCMVCEKNVDTWRRAAFFEETSETYRRVVAVCLRPLEQLATKLGESMEAGSKDKACQVSRQLQSPTDLHVDSKSSEPLDNFQLCAWCAQAVSSLTAHSRKEDRFGVAQLSGSNAAVITTLLSCLLVVEGFMGKKTNLQPPHHLMGPAGIKWAALDTSRRDVGIGKKRNVQQHPKAFAMADVLKTSIYCIVSAFHEEMISSAKAGLLEKDWLAVGKPLFGTRELLLQKLQHFLDFRAS